Genomic DNA from Nomascus leucogenys isolate Asia chromosome 10, Asia_NLE_v1, whole genome shotgun sequence:
aattatccgggcgtggtggcgggtgcctgtaatcccagctacttgggaggctgaggcaggagaatcacttgaacccaggagatggaggttgcagtgggccgagatcacgccattgcactccagcctgggcggcaagggcaaaactccatctctaataataataataataataatacaaaaattagccaggcatggtggtgcgtggagttccagctacttgggaggctggggtgggaggatcgcttgagcccaggaagtcgaggctgcagtgggccgcgATTGTGTGAGCTCCAACCTGGGCagtggagtgagaccctgtcccagaaagaaaaaaagaaagaaaggaatgggggtggggggaggaaagAATGTAGTAAGAGACGGAGCCATGTTCCTCAACTCCTCAGcgcatagtagatgctcagtagaTGCCCACCTCCTTCCCAGGAGAGACCAAGCAAATCAGAAAGAGGAAGGAACTGGGGCAGAAGGGACAGGAAAGCAAAAAGGATGGAAAGTGCAGACGCCGTTAGGGGAACTGCCTGCCAAGCATCAGGTGCATAATAATTGCCCATTTCTTCCATGGAAGGAGCCAGAGGCACAGGAGGAACAAGTAGAGGGTGCTGAGGATGGCACACCCGAGGTGGGAGGCGGGGTGTGTGAGGAGAGGTGAGGAGGCATTTTGGGTGCATATAGCAGGTACTCCATAAATGCCTGTCCCCTTCCCCAGACAGAGCAGAGAAAGCAGGCTTGGGAGTCGGTGGAGACCCCAGGAAGGGAGGCCAGGAGAGAAGGAGAGTCTGAGCATGGAGGCTGTGGGCCAGGCCCCCAGGAGGTGCACCTTCCCCACCCCAGCAGCCGCTGTGGCCGCCCCTCCTCCGTGGCCCAGCCCACAGGCCTCCCCAGCTGGCCGGCCCCTCCGGAGCCCTGACAAGGGCCCATTGTCCTGGACCTGGCAccgcctggcctggcctggcctggaggaggaggggaggctgcccagccctgcctggctCTTGTCCcctgtgtctgtttgtgtgtatTCAAGTGGGGGCACTGTCTGGTCTCTCTCGCTCTCTGtctctgagtctctctctgtgtctccctgTCTCTCACGTGCTGTGTCTCTGTGACCTGCCGTCTCTCTCATTTCTGAGCTTATGGCCCCCATCTTGTCtctgtctcgctctgtctctttctctgtctctctccgtGCCTGGCTCTGGTTCTCTCTCTGCATCCATCTCTGTCTCTGGGAGGGaggagcccccacccccagctccagaaTTCCCGCCCCCTACACCCAGGATCAGGGCTGGGGGCTGAGCTGAGAGGCAGAGGagtgaggaaggagagaaggaggcgCAGAAGGGAGAGAGGTGAGGACAGAAACAGCTTTATTCAGCAGGGACCGCAGGGGCCCCGGAGGGCTTCATCCAGGgagctggggagagaggaggagtcagagagagacaggagagaccgacagagacagagagaaatggggggagagacagagacagaaatggggggagagacagagatagaagtgggggagaaacagagagaagtgggggagagagagacagagaagtggGGGAGAGGCAGAGAtagagagaaggagacagagagaaggagacacagagatacaaagccagggagagacagagagagatggggagaaaagggagagtaagaaagagaaacaggggGTACTGAGGGAGACTGAGAGAAAGTTGGggggaggagacagagacagagaagaggtaggaggaagagacagatggagagacagagagaaacagacagagaaggaggagagagatggagagaatgatagggagaaagagacagagagtgaggagaggaagggagatgaggcaggagagaaggagATAAAGAGAACTGGGGAGAGGGACAAAGAGAAAGACGGacggagagagagacagagacagggggaaggagaaggagagagacggagagagagaggagagagggagacagcaggagagagggagagagagagacggagagagggagacagagagagagggagagagcaagggagagagagacagagagagagagagggaagacagagggagagagggagagagagacagagagacagggagagagacagggagagagagagacagggagagagagagacagagggagagagagacagagggagagagacagggagagagagagacagaggagagagagagacagggagagagagacagagggagagagagacagaggagagagacagggagagagagagacagagggagagagagacagagggagagagacagggagagagagagacagagggagagagagacagagggagagagacagggagagagagagacagagggagagagagagacagagggagagagagacaaggagagagagagacagagggagagagagacagagggagacagggagagagagagacagagggagacagggagagagagagacagagggagacagagggagagacagagagagggagacggagagagggagagagagagacagagggagagagagagatggagagagagacagaaggagagagagagatggagagagagacagaaggagagagagacgaggagagagagagagacagagggagatggagagagagagacagagggagagagagacagaaggagagagagagggagagacagagggagacagagagagagacaaaggaagacggagagacagagggagagagagagacagagggagagagagacagagggagagagagacggagagagagagacagggagagagagacagagggaaagagacagggagagagacggagagagagagacagggagagagagacagagggagaaagacagagggagagagagagacggagagagagacagggagagagagagacagagggagagagagacggagagagagacagagggagagacagagagagagagagagacagagggagagagacagagggagagggacagagggagagagagagggagagagacagggagaaagagacagagggagagagacagagggagagggacagagggagagagagagggagaaagagacagagggagagagacagagggagagggacagagggagagagagagggagaaagagacaggagaaagagacagaggagaaagagacagagggagaaagagagacagagggagaaagagagacagagggagagagacagggagaaagagacagagggagaaagagacagggagaaagagacagagggagaaagagagacagagggagaaagagacagagggagagagagagacagggagagagaaagagacagggagagagagacagagggagagacagacagagggagagagagagggagacagaggaagagagacggagagagagagagagggagacagagagggagagagagacagagggagaaagacagggagagagagagacagagggagacggagagagagagacggagagagagagagacagggagagagggagacgaagagagagggagagagacagagggagaaagagagagagagagggagacggagaaagacagagggagagagagagacagagagagagacagagagagagggagagagagacagagggagagagagacaggggagaCAGCGGGAGAAGACGCGCGGAGCCTTGCGGCAGGAGGTCGAGGAAGGAACAGCCCCTCTCACCTGGCATCGGTGGCAGCTGAACCCTGGGCCCAACCGTGCGATTTAAGGGGTGCCCTGGGGGTGAGACCGCCCTCCCACCCAACTGCCTTATCTGGCCAGACCCGGCTCTGTGAGCTAAATCGGGCAGCAGCTGTCACCACCAGGGGGTGCGGGACAGCTGTCCCCCTCCCCCCGCACCTGCCCTGCACCTGCCTCATGACCGCAGccactccctctctccttctgcaGCCTGGGGGTGTGGAGAGGCCGCTGGCATCTGCGTGGGGCGCCCCAGCCGCCTCAGCTCTGGGACGGGCCTGGCTGGGCGCCCTGGGGCAAGTGGCAGCCCTCTGAGTCCTGAGGCGCTCCCCTGGGAAGAGCGGTCCCAGCGGGTGGGGGCAGAGGCGCTCTGCACTGTGAGGGGCAGACAGTAAGTGCTTAGTTGATGTGATGACCTGGTCTGCCCTGCCCGCTCTCACCTGCCAGAATGTGGGGGTTGGGGCAGGAGGGAGTGGGAGCAGGAGGACGTCAGCTggcccctctccccccacccccggcacccccagctcctcctccctgggCTCCTCACTCCAGACCTTATTTGGCCATAGCCCAGGACGCACCTGGGGGCCACAACCCCACCTGCCACTCAGGCCCAAGAATAGCAACACTCAGGCCCTCGCCAGTCTGTCTGGGACCTGTGATGGGACAGGCGACAGGAAcagggtggcagggaggggcCCAGGGGCACCGAGAGAAGGGGAGAGACACAGATAAACAGAGGGGAGAGACAGCGAGTTgaggagagactgagagagaccgtgggagagacagagagacagggtcaaagagacagagaggggcgGAGAGAAAGGCccagcgagagagagagagaagggaggctgCGACAGGCGAagccagagacagagggagacacagaGACGGGGGGGGCTTAGCCAGGGGCCCGGGCCAGACACCCAGATGGGGCAGAGAGCGAGACCCACACCAGCAGAGGGAGCGGGCAGGAGGTGCAGGGGTCTGGGTGAGATGGGGCCAGAGCCCGTCGGGAGTTGGGGTGTCTGCAACCCCCAGCGGCTTCCCCTCCGGTGCTGTCTGGCTTTTAACTTTACGACCTGCCCTTTGACCTTGGGAAAACTTGCAAACCAGAACCTGCCGCACCCTGGTCCATTCGCAGCCAGGGCTTTTGTGAGCGTGTCCTGCGGGGCATCAGCTCCACCTTGCCGGGGGTGTCATGGGCAGCTCGTGGGCTGCCTGGATGAACTGCCTACCTGGGCGCACGGGCCTGTGGCTCCTGGAGGGGACACACCCCAAGCCGGGGACCCCTTGCCTCCCTGTGCCTGAGTCCCCCACTTCTGCACGTGGCTAACGGGGATCCCCAGGTTCAGCCAGGCCCCTGGGCACTTCCACTCATTCctgcctcctcacctcccagggcCCACCAGCCTCAGACCCTCCTCTCTGTCGCCCTCAGGGGCCTGGCTCAAGCCCTGCCTcgcccctcccagcctcctcccgggcctcctggcctcaggttccCCCTCCATTCTGTGCGTGCAGCCCCAGAGGGGTCTCTGCACCCAGAGCTGACCTGCCCTTCCTTTCTTGCAGCTCCCAGGCTGCCCTCGGAGGTCCCGCCTGGTTGGGTTCCTGGCCGGGACCCACCCTCCTCCTTCATCACCTCCTCAAATAACTCCGGCGATAGACAGCCGTAGCGTTCCAGTTCTCATCCGGGATGACTTCCAATTCTGGAGTGCCCTCCCCTGCCCCGCCAGCCTCTGCAGAGCCCTCCTTAGCCTTCCACGGCCAGCTTTGTCTCTGGGCCATTTTATGTGACTTGCTTGTCCCGGGGTCCCTTCTCTGTCCTCTAGTCCCTGCAGTGCTCTGTGGGAACCCCGTAAAAGCCCCCACTGCTGGGACAGGAACTCTTGATGTCCCCTTGGGTTTCCCCACAGGGTGGGAGCTGGGAAGGTGGGCCAACTCTTCCCGTCAGCACAGGCGGCCCTCCTCCGCTGTGGGGACCCTCGTGATGACCCGGGGCCCACCAGGGGATCCAGGACACTCTCCCTGTCTCAATCCCACTCGCAGCCTCACTCCCCCTTGGCCAAGTAACACAACATATTCACAggctccagggattaggacagggcatcttttaattttatttattttaattaattaattaatttttttttgagatggagtttcactcttgttgctgaggctggagttcaatggcgcgatctcagttcactgcaacctctgcctccgggttcaagcgattctcctgtctcagcctcccaggtagctggaattataggtacctgccaccatgcccagctaatttttttttttttttttgagatggtgtctcactctgtcaccccggctggagtgcagtggtgcgatctcggctcactgcaacctccacctcccaggttcaagcaattctcctacctcagccttctgagtagctgggattacaggcatgtgccaccacggccagctcatttttgttaattttagtagagatgaggttttcaccatgttggccaggatggtctcgatctgtttacctcgtgatccacccacctcaacctcccaaagtgctgggattataagtgtgagtcactgcacctggcctaaatttttttttttttttttttttgagatggagcctcactctgtcgcccaggctggagtacagtggcacgatctccactcattgcaagctccgccttctggattcacgccattctgcctcagcctccccagtagctgagactacaggtgcctgccaccagcctggctaatttttttgtatttttagtagagacggggtttcaccatgttagccaggatggttcaatctcctgaccttgtgatccgcctacctcggcctcccaaagtgctgggattacaggtgtgagccaccgtgcctggtctattatatttatttttatttatttttttgagacagggtctcactctgtcacccagggtggagtgcagtgattcgatcatggctcactacagcctcgacctcctgggctcaagtgatcctcctgcctcagccccccaagtagctgggattacaggtgtacaccaccatgcttagcttattttaaatttttttgtagagacggggtctcactatgttgcccaggctggtttcaaactcctgagctcaagtgatcctcctgcttttgcctcccaaagtgctgggattacaggcatgagccaccatgcctgggctattatatttttgagacaaggtctctcttaCTCAcgatcatggctaactgcagccttaacctcctgggctcaagcaatcctcctgcctcagtttcccaagtagctgcgattacaggtgctggccaccacatcccgcatatttatttatttatgaggcagagtcttcctctgttgctgaggctggagtgcagtggtgcgatctcggctcaccaaaacctccatctcctggcttcaagcgattctcctgcctcagcctcctgagtagctgggattataggcacccgccactacatccagctaatttttgtatttttagtagagatggggtttcaccatgttggccaggctggtcttgaactcttttttttttttttttttttttgagacagagtctcgctctgttgcccagactggcatgcagtggcacgatgttggctcactgcaagctctgcctcccaggttcacgccattctcctgtctcagccttccaagtagctgagactacaggcgcccgccaccatgcccggctaatttttttgtatttttagtagagacggggtttcaccgtattagccaggatggtctcaatctcctgacctcgtgatctgcctgcctcagcctcccaaagtgttgagataacagccatgagccaccgtgcctgggcagTCTtggactcttgacctcaggtgatccaccccctcggccttccagagtgctgagattacaggcgtgagccaccagcctcATATGccactaatttaaaattttttttttttttgtagagacagggtcttgctatgttgcccaggctggtctcatacttgtggacctcagcctcccaaagcactgtgattacagacatgaggcacCACATCCGGCCAgggtgtggacatctttggggccaCTGTTCTGCCCACCTACCAATCAACGGAATAGAATCGGGAGTCAAGAAGTAaactcaggcatggtggctcacacctataatcccagcactttgggaagccgaggcaggcagattgcttgaggtcaggagttcaagaccagcctgggcaacaaagcgagatcccatctctacaaaaaaattgaaaagtagccaggtatggtggcatgcacccgtggtcccagctacttgggaggctgaggtgggaggatcgcttgagcccaggagttcaaggctacagtgagctgtgattgacccactgcactccagcctgggtgacagagtgagaccctgtctcaatcaatcaaatAAAGAAGTAAACACCTGCTTTCTCCTTAGCAGTTACCCCCGTGGAACCCAGGAGATCAAACTCTTTTGTTTGCCACTGGTCTCTCTCCAGCACCGGAGGAGCATGAGCCCCAGGGGGCACGGACTTGTGTTTTTTTCTGCTGTGTgtctgatgaggaaactgaggcccagcagtGAGAAACTGGCATGAGGTGGCAGAGAACCAGGAGGCCTCCTGGACTCTCGGCCCCACCCACCAGGGTGTCTGGCCTGTCAGGTAAGTGGGAGTCACTGAGTGGAAGGGGCCCCAGAAGGGCGGGGCAGTCAGACACAGACCAGGCGGGCAGCAAATCAGCCGATTTATTGAGGCAGCGGCGGCAGTGGGgagcaggggagtggggagggggccgGGCCTCCCCGGGGTCCATGAAGTGCTGGCCTTTCCCAGGCATGCAGTATGCGCAGCCGGAGGGGGACGCGCAGGGACTGCGCTGTGGGCGCCGATGGTCAGCCATGGTCAGTCTGTCCGCAGCCAGCAGCccttctcctccacctccttggtcACTACGAGCAGCACCTCGCACAGGCCCTGGGCCAGCGCAGCCGCCAGGAAGGCCCTgggtgggagaaatggggagactgaggcttggCCAGCCTGGGCATTCCCTCTGGGGAGTGGGGTTTCAAGCCCCTGGTCTTGGAATCACCTCTGCGGGGCTCACCTGACTCCGTCCTCATCCCCCAGGGCCTCGGGCGCCTGCAGCTTGGAGTCCAGGTTGTAGTAGACGCCGTCCACCTGGCGCAGGGCCACCCAGTGCCGCCGGCGCAGCGGCAGTGACAGCAGCCCCAGTGACACGGGCGAGGGCAGGTTCAGGATCAGCCCCAGCACCTGGGGCAGGGCCAGCTGGGACAGGGGCCTGTGTGGGCAGGGAGGGGACACTGCCATCAGGGCCTGCTCCGCCCGCCGGTGAAATGTTGCTGAGCATGTGAGGCCCAGGCTGGTGGTGGTGGGGCCTCCTGAGCCCACCCAGAGGTGTTCCTTCATCAGCCACCCTGGCTCCCGACACTCACCCATTCACCCGCCCACTCAAACCTCCCACCCATGCGGCCACCCAACCAGAcctcccccccacccacccaccatccacccaACTCACATCGGCCCTTcaccaaccaccaccaccctGTCTGTCCAGCCATCCACCCACCAACTTACCCACTCCTCACACAGCCACCCAGGATCCATgcatgatccgcccaccccacTGAGCCTCCCAGCCACCAGCCAACTTCCCAACGACGATTCACACACTCACCTCCCATCTATGCATTCACTTCCATCCCTCATACACACCCGCCCCACCTCCCCGTcaaccaccatcaccatccaACTAGCCATCTACTGttcaccacccaccacccacccacaccACCGGCCACCACCCAGCCAGCCATTCACCCAACAGTGGACTCACCATGCCCCCAATCCTCACTCACTCTTGACCCACCTGCCATTGGTCTACCCCTCATCTACCAGCCACACACCCAGCCACTGGCCAGCCGGCCATCAAAACCTCCCATTCATGCACCCAACTCCCCAGCCTCCTGTCTGCTGCCCATTGCCCAGGAACACCCATCCCTTCACTCCCCCTCACCCAACACATCCAACCGCCTACT
This window encodes:
- the JOSD2 gene encoding josephin-2, producing MSQAPGAQPSPPSVYHERQRLELCAVHALNNVLQQQLFSQEAADEICKRLSPDSRLNPHRSLLGTGNYDVNVIMAALQGLGLAAVWWDRRRPLSQLALPQVLGLILNLPSPVSLGLLSLPLRRRHWVALRQVDGVYYNLDSKLQAPEALGDEDGVRAFLAAALAQGLCEVLLVVTKEVEEKGCWLRTD